The Setaria italica strain Yugu1 chromosome IX, Setaria_italica_v2.0, whole genome shotgun sequence genome has a window encoding:
- the LOC101767446 gene encoding proline-rich protein 4, with translation MAGRVLLGVCAALMAIAVASAAEGQVASVVVGLARCADCTRKNMKAETAFKGLQVAIKCKDTNGEYETKAVSELQSSGAFSVPLAADLHGADCHAQLHSAANAPCPGQEPSRIAPMSGGTFVAIPGKTHYPSAECASAFLCAPIKKHFLDHFHKKPVPEYHPVPEHKPAPVYHPTPEYHPPTPEYHPPTPEYHPPTTPVYGQPKPTPIYHPPAEH, from the exons ATGGCAGGAAGGGTGCTCCTCGGCGTCTGCGCCGCGCTAATGGCGATCGCTGTCGCTAGCGCTGCGGAGGGCCAGGTGGCGTCGGTCGTCGTCGGCCTGGCCAGGTGCGCCGACTGCACCAGGAAGAACATGAAGGCCGAGACGGCTTTCAAAG GTCTTCAGGTGGCGATCAAGTGCAAGGACACCAACGGCGAGTACGAGACCAAGGCCGTCAGCGAGCTCCAGAGCTCCGGAGCCTTCAGCGtccccctcgccgccgacctccaCGGCGCCGACTGCCACGCGCAGCTCCACAGCGCCGCGAACGCGCCCTGCCCCGGCCAGGAGCCCTCCAGGATCGCGCCCATGTCTGGCGGCACCTTCGTCGCCATCCCCGGCAAGACGCACTACCCGTCCGCGGAGTGCGCGTCCGCGTTCCTCTGCGCCCCGATCAAGAAGCACTTCCTCGACCATTTCCACAAGAAGCCAGTGCCGGAGTACCACCCCGTTCCTGAGCACAAGCCAGCGCCGGTGTACCACCCTACACCTGAATACCACCCTCCCACACCAGAGTACCACCCCCCGACGCCGGAATACCACCCTCCTACTACCCCGGTGTACGGGCAGCCAAAGCCAACTCCGATCTACCATCCTCCTGCTGAGCACTGA